The proteins below come from a single Asanoa ferruginea genomic window:
- a CDS encoding SEL1-like repeat protein codes for MRHRRQVIGALATSLITILILPLLTNVLSHDLEAWVDDHPLLAWTITLALATLLATAAARVVQQPSRKAPPELTVSTTLDPLAMGVKPAVPGGPDTAPTMPTYVERDFDESLRWMVADGGFVCLRGPAAAGKTRSATEAIRRMCQGRRLFRPDGPAALLKLAGTANAVVWLDDLERFLGPGGLDTALLEHLCAPADVVVIATIRDAELAKLQHAAWIRDEGAPEVTDAGARLLTQLDPRRMIAVSAQLTDAERGRARSTLDDRVRGALDGEGGFGESLAAAPALLQRWSVGEGALFASGQAVISAAVDCRRAGYAAPVPFAVLDVLHRHYLPAPWRNRGDLPSLDAALEWASQPMMGASSCLIPLAGRRYLASDYLLDRTAAGAGPVGAQRVRAPVWAALSDVGDDHHLVTIGLAASQEQVYEVSERVWLRAAHHGNEWAMLLLGMLLVQLRRPDEAEEWLRRAVEGGCTPALGPLGYLFLLRGDTTEAERWMRQGATAGDVGSMSVLGLLLRRAGNDAEAERWLRKAADAGHPQAMVRLALLLAERGAVEEADQWAQRAVDAGHSAALTTLALLQQDPSQAEPRLRRAADAGRADAQALLATIYAERGELARAERVARGAAEAGDVMGMMVLHGLLAHRGATEEAEELLQEAARRGEPTAMTALGRRFAEDGDLAEAEAWLRRAADTQHAPAMMLLGALFLAAGRIDESREWFLHAKSSGARDAARILATHFPAGDGS; via the coding sequence ACGGCCGCGGCCCGGGTGGTGCAACAGCCGTCAAGAAAGGCACCGCCCGAGCTGACGGTGTCGACGACATTGGACCCGTTGGCAATGGGCGTCAAACCCGCCGTCCCTGGCGGACCGGACACCGCGCCGACAATGCCGACCTACGTCGAGCGCGACTTCGACGAGAGTCTGCGGTGGATGGTCGCGGACGGCGGCTTCGTCTGCCTCCGTGGGCCGGCGGCAGCAGGCAAGACCCGCAGCGCGACCGAGGCGATTCGTCGGATGTGCCAAGGGCGTCGGCTGTTTCGCCCCGACGGGCCGGCCGCACTGCTCAAGCTGGCTGGCACCGCGAATGCCGTCGTGTGGCTCGATGACCTCGAGCGTTTCCTCGGCCCCGGCGGACTGGACACGGCGCTGCTGGAGCACCTCTGCGCACCGGCCGATGTCGTCGTGATCGCCACGATTCGCGATGCCGAACTCGCCAAGCTCCAACACGCGGCCTGGATCCGCGACGAGGGCGCTCCCGAGGTCACGGATGCGGGCGCGAGACTGTTGACGCAGCTCGACCCTCGTCGCATGATCGCGGTGTCGGCGCAGCTCACCGACGCGGAACGCGGCCGGGCGCGGTCGACCCTCGATGACCGGGTCCGCGGCGCGCTCGACGGCGAGGGCGGGTTCGGCGAGAGTCTGGCCGCGGCGCCGGCACTGTTGCAGCGCTGGTCCGTCGGGGAGGGTGCGCTGTTCGCAAGCGGCCAAGCGGTGATCAGCGCCGCAGTCGACTGCCGGCGGGCCGGTTACGCCGCGCCAGTGCCCTTCGCCGTTCTCGACGTCCTGCACCGCCACTACCTTCCGGCGCCGTGGCGGAATCGGGGCGACCTGCCCAGTCTCGACGCCGCGTTGGAGTGGGCCTCCCAGCCGATGATGGGTGCGAGTTCCTGCCTGATTCCGCTGGCCGGCCGGCGATACCTGGCGTCGGACTATCTGTTGGACCGGACCGCTGCCGGTGCCGGGCCGGTGGGCGCGCAGCGGGTGCGGGCGCCGGTCTGGGCGGCGTTGTCCGACGTCGGCGACGACCACCACCTGGTCACCATCGGACTCGCGGCATCCCAGGAGCAGGTGTACGAGGTCAGCGAGCGGGTGTGGCTCCGTGCCGCCCACCATGGCAACGAATGGGCGATGCTCCTCCTGGGAATGCTGCTCGTCCAACTCCGCCGGCCCGACGAGGCCGAGGAATGGCTGCGGCGCGCGGTGGAGGGTGGCTGCACCCCGGCGCTGGGACCGCTGGGCTATCTGTTCCTGCTCCGCGGCGACACGACCGAGGCCGAGCGCTGGATGAGGCAGGGCGCGACCGCGGGTGACGTCGGATCCATGAGCGTCCTGGGCCTGCTGTTGCGGCGTGCCGGCAACGACGCCGAGGCGGAGCGTTGGTTGCGGAAGGCCGCCGACGCGGGCCACCCGCAGGCCATGGTGCGGCTCGCCCTGCTGCTTGCCGAGCGCGGCGCGGTCGAGGAAGCAGATCAATGGGCGCAGCGCGCCGTGGATGCCGGCCATTCCGCCGCCCTCACGACCCTCGCGCTGTTACAGCAGGATCCGAGCCAGGCCGAGCCTCGGTTGCGCCGGGCGGCCGATGCGGGACGGGCAGACGCGCAGGCCCTGCTCGCGACCATCTATGCCGAGCGCGGCGAGCTGGCTCGCGCCGAGCGGGTGGCGCGCGGCGCGGCCGAGGCCGGCGACGTGATGGGGATGATGGTGTTGCACGGCCTGCTTGCCCACCGGGGTGCCACCGAGGAGGCCGAGGAGCTGCTGCAAGAAGCCGCCCGACGCGGCGAGCCCACCGCCATGACCGCGCTCGGGAGGCGTTTCGCCGAGGACGGCGACCTCGCCGAGGCCGAGGCGTGGCTGCGGCGCGCGGCGGACACGCAACATGCTCCCGCCATGATGCTGCTGGGCGCGTTGTTCTTGGCCGCGGGCCGGATCGACGAATCCCGGGAATGGTTTCTCCACGCGAAATCGTCGGGCGCGCGGGACGCCGCCAGGATCTTGGCGACTCATTTCCCCGCGGGCGACGGCTCGTGA